In the genome of Mastomys coucha isolate ucsf_1 unplaced genomic scaffold, UCSF_Mcou_1 pScaffold21, whole genome shotgun sequence, the window TAGGATATGATGCTTCAGGAGTAGGATAAGGTGCTGGTGGTTCCCAGGTTCCCGGTGGCACTGTGACCCATGCAACAGGTGGTGCTCCTGACACTggaagaggaggagtgggagatGGCCCTGGAAATAGATATGGCACATTAGGATGCTGCCCTCCCATTCCTGGTGCCCAAGGTCCAGAAGACATGGATCCTTGTGTACCTAAAGGACCTGCTGAATCTGTGGGTGCACTATTTGGCCTAGGTAACTCTGAAAAGGACACATTTGTTGTAACATATGGCCTTGTGGGGCCAGGGACTCGAACAGCAGGGCCTGGATAAGGACCACTAGGTTGGGGACACGATGgtccagaaggaagaaaggatgctgGAGATCCTGGTAGTAGCCTAGCTGGAGGGATGAAGGGATACATTCTTGTTGGTGCTGGTCCAAAGGCACAGTGCTGCACTTAGTGGGAGTCCAGATACTACAGCAGGTGGAACACTTGAGTTACTCTGAGGGCTGGAGCCTGGCCAGCCTGGAAGAGACTGGCCAGCTTTCAGATTGCTCACAGCAGAGGTTCTGGTAGGAACTGTTCAGTGTTCAGGTAGCACATCTGCCAACGAAAATTCATGTGGTATTTTTCCAGCAGGATCTAAGCCTAAGGTGCAGCATATAGCGGTGATGAGTCCGATGAGAGAGGCAATGGAGAACCGGCCTGAGCAAGTTGATTGTTTAAATCTGCTTCATAAAGGAAAAATTGtcctaaataaaacaaaacaaaacaactggttGATTATATCACATTCTGAACCTTTAGTGGTCTGGCCACTTtattaaaatgaggaaaaggagCTGGGCaatg includes:
- the LOC116103148 gene encoding MAPK-interacting and spindle-stabilizing protein, encoding MYPFIPPARLLPGSPASFLPSGPSCPQPSGPYPGPAVRVPGPTRPYVTTNVSFSELPRPNSAPTDSAGPLGTQGSMSSGPWAPGMGGQHPNVPYLFPGPSPTPPLPVSGAPPVAWVTVPPGTWEPPAPYPTPEASYPTPGLQSSPNNPYQLPPGPSGASPMPGSLHKMNEIPGGSPSDSSNPESTLEISGQKKHLRVDNKSIKRRRSKKKSKRVTWGDIKTLTHKAETLGKQQGHNTTDPKMMLLCLMTMLHVNSQHESEGSK